In Nocardioides sp. InS609-2, a single genomic region encodes these proteins:
- a CDS encoding amino acid permease has product MADNDNLTEDEKHLARLGYKQELHRSWSGFSNFAISFSIISILAGCFTTFGQGFNNGGPVAISWGWPIVSIFILIIGLTMSELVSAYPTSGGIYWWASKLGGPAAGFFAGWLNLIGLVAVTASVAYGCATFIDLTISTWSESFAADYSLTRVFIIFVVVLVLASVLNIFSGHLMAIINNVSVWWHVVGAAVIVLILIFVPDYHQSFGYVFAERFNNSGYSDGSSSSGTYWLLVVPFGLLLTQYTITGFDASAHLSEETSAASSAAAKGIWQSIFYSAIGGWILLLAFLFAVPNGADGLPDNAGVGAGGVAYIFTSSLGTGLAGLVLFISAAGQFFCTTACMTSASRMTFAFSRDGAIPGSRLWSKLSDAKVPANAVMLVAVVSALITLPALIEVNLGTEADPLIVPTAFYAVVSVAVIGLYLAFLIPIWLRWRIGDAFELGAWNNGAKYKWMNLVAVIEIAIISIYFILPFVPQGNPFNDDFSPKFANYAPVLTLGALLVLTIWWHASAKHWFKGPKHTIDEAVIEAFDA; this is encoded by the coding sequence ATGGCCGACAACGACAATCTGACCGAAGACGAGAAGCACCTCGCCAGGCTCGGGTACAAGCAGGAGCTGCACCGTTCGTGGTCGGGTTTCTCCAACTTCGCGATCTCCTTCTCGATCATCTCGATCCTGGCCGGTTGCTTCACGACCTTCGGCCAGGGCTTCAACAACGGCGGTCCCGTCGCCATCTCGTGGGGCTGGCCGATCGTCTCGATCTTCATCCTGATCATCGGCCTCACCATGAGCGAGCTCGTGTCGGCGTACCCGACCTCGGGCGGCATCTACTGGTGGGCGTCCAAGCTCGGCGGCCCGGCTGCCGGCTTCTTCGCGGGCTGGCTCAACCTGATCGGCCTGGTTGCCGTCACGGCGTCGGTCGCCTACGGGTGCGCGACCTTCATCGACCTGACGATCAGCACCTGGTCCGAGAGCTTCGCGGCCGACTACTCGCTCACGCGCGTCTTCATCATCTTCGTGGTGGTGCTCGTGCTGGCTTCGGTCCTCAACATCTTCAGCGGTCACCTGATGGCGATCATCAACAACGTATCCGTCTGGTGGCACGTCGTCGGCGCAGCGGTGATCGTGCTGATCCTGATCTTCGTGCCCGACTACCACCAGAGCTTCGGCTACGTGTTCGCCGAACGGTTCAACAACTCCGGCTACAGCGACGGCTCGTCGTCGTCCGGCACCTACTGGTTGCTGGTCGTGCCGTTCGGACTGCTGCTCACGCAGTACACGATCACCGGCTTCGACGCCTCGGCGCACCTCTCGGAGGAGACCTCGGCGGCGTCCTCCGCAGCAGCCAAGGGCATCTGGCAGTCGATCTTCTACTCGGCCATCGGTGGCTGGATCCTGCTGCTGGCGTTCCTCTTCGCGGTCCCGAACGGTGCTGACGGACTTCCCGACAACGCGGGCGTGGGTGCAGGCGGCGTGGCCTACATCTTCACGTCCTCGCTCGGCACCGGACTGGCCGGTCTTGTCCTCTTCATCTCGGCCGCGGGCCAGTTCTTCTGTACGACGGCCTGCATGACCAGCGCGTCGCGGATGACCTTCGCGTTCAGCCGCGACGGCGCGATCCCCGGCTCGAGGCTCTGGTCGAAGCTGTCGGACGCCAAGGTCCCCGCCAACGCGGTGATGCTCGTTGCGGTCGTGTCCGCCCTGATCACGCTGCCGGCGTTGATCGAGGTGAACCTTGGCACCGAAGCAGACCCGCTGATCGTGCCGACCGCGTTCTACGCCGTTGTCTCCGTCGCGGTGATCGGCCTCTATCTGGCCTTCCTCATCCCGATCTGGCTTCGGTGGCGGATCGGTGACGCGTTCGAGCTGGGCGCCTGGAACAACGGGGCGAAGTACAAGTGGATGAACCTGGTGGCGGTCATCGAGATCGCGATCATCTCGATCTACTTCATCCTGCCGTTCGTGCCGCAGGGCAACCCGTTCAACGACGACTTCTCACCCAAGTTCGCCAACTACGCTCCCGTGCTCACGCTCGGTGCGCTGCTGGTGCTGACCATCTGGTGGCACGCCTCCGCGAAGCACTGGTTCAAGGGTCCCAAACACACCATCGACGAGGCAGTCATCGAGGCCTTCGACGCTTGA
- a CDS encoding ankyrin repeat domain-containing protein — protein sequence MTIDPDDQQRIVAFAMDLAREGRTDLLAEYVDGGFPANHPDADGNTALMLAAYHGHADTVAMLVERGADVDRPNTRGQSPLAGALFKGEDEVVRVLRAAGADLDAGTPSARDTARMFGTEHLLDD from the coding sequence ATGACCATCGACCCCGACGACCAGCAGCGGATCGTCGCCTTCGCCATGGACCTTGCCCGTGAGGGCCGCACCGACCTGCTCGCGGAGTACGTCGACGGCGGCTTCCCGGCGAACCACCCGGACGCCGACGGCAACACCGCCCTGATGCTGGCGGCCTACCACGGCCACGCCGACACGGTCGCGATGCTCGTCGAGCGCGGCGCCGACGTCGACCGACCCAACACCCGCGGCCAGTCGCCTCTCGCCGGAGCCCTCTTCAAGGGTGAGGACGAGGTGGTCCGGGTGCTGAGGGCCGCCGGGGCCGATCTGGACGCCGGCACGCCCTCCGCCCGCGACACCGCGCGGATGTTCGGCACCGAGCACCTGCTCGACGACTGA
- a CDS encoding 3-oxoacyl-ACP reductase translates to MTGRIEGKVAVVTGGCSGIGLATVRRFAEEGARVVIGDIDETAGMHLVDELGGSSIATYVSVDVTSKEQVDALFKTAKDTYGSVDIAFNNAGISPPEDDSILDTELEAWRRVQEVNLTSVYLCCKAALPYMLEQKSGSIINTASFVAVMGAATSQISYSASKGGVLSMSRELGVQFAREGVRVNALCPGPVNTPLLKELFATDAERAARRLVHVPMGRFAEPEEMANAVLFLASDESSFITASTFLVDGGISGAYVTPL, encoded by the coding sequence ATGACTGGACGTATTGAGGGCAAGGTCGCCGTCGTCACCGGCGGCTGCTCCGGCATCGGGCTGGCGACGGTCCGGCGCTTCGCGGAGGAAGGTGCCCGGGTCGTCATCGGCGACATCGACGAGACGGCCGGGATGCACCTCGTGGACGAGCTCGGCGGCAGCTCCATCGCGACGTACGTCTCGGTCGACGTCACCTCAAAGGAGCAGGTCGACGCGCTCTTCAAGACCGCCAAGGACACCTACGGCTCGGTCGACATCGCGTTCAACAACGCAGGCATCTCGCCGCCCGAGGACGACTCGATCCTCGACACCGAACTCGAGGCGTGGCGGCGGGTGCAGGAGGTGAACCTGACGAGCGTCTACCTGTGCTGCAAGGCCGCGCTGCCCTACATGCTGGAGCAGAAGTCGGGCTCGATCATCAACACCGCCTCCTTCGTCGCGGTGATGGGCGCCGCTACCTCGCAGATCTCCTACTCCGCCTCAAAGGGTGGGGTGCTCTCGATGTCACGCGAGCTCGGCGTGCAGTTCGCCCGGGAGGGCGTGCGTGTCAACGCGCTGTGCCCCGGGCCGGTCAACACTCCCCTGCTCAAGGAGCTGTTCGCCACCGACGCCGAGCGCGCCGCGCGCCGGTTGGTGCACGTGCCGATGGGCCGCTTCGCGGAGCCAGAGGAGATGGCCAACGCCGTGCTCTTCCTCGCCTCCGACGAGTCCAGCTTCATCACCGCCAGCACCTTCCTGGTCGACGGCGGCATCTCCGGCGCCTACGTCACCCCGCTCTGA
- a CDS encoding FCD domain-containing protein translates to MTAAPHEHLSQSVLRPVLGHHAFEACVEQLGRAIRLGVYPMGSTLPPERELATRLAVSRATLREAMAALRQAGLVETTRGRGGGTVVTAKPRSSYARKAARITGAQRRDWLDALEFRRVVEPGAAYLAASATLDETQLDQLREAEATVSAATRPADHRQADSLFHLTVAALTGSPRTIEAVTSVQSSLHEMLGSIPVLEANIGHSHRQHRSLLTAVERGHPDRARRVMEEHCDDTAALLRGLLG, encoded by the coding sequence GTGACCGCCGCGCCGCACGAGCACCTCAGCCAGTCCGTGCTGCGCCCGGTGCTCGGTCACCACGCGTTCGAGGCCTGCGTCGAGCAGCTGGGTCGCGCGATCCGGCTCGGCGTCTACCCGATGGGCAGCACCCTGCCGCCCGAGCGCGAGCTCGCGACGCGGCTGGCCGTCAGCCGCGCCACGCTGCGCGAGGCGATGGCGGCGCTACGCCAGGCCGGCCTCGTCGAGACCACCCGGGGCCGCGGGGGTGGCACGGTGGTGACGGCCAAGCCGAGGAGTTCGTACGCCCGCAAGGCGGCCCGGATCACCGGAGCCCAGCGGCGCGACTGGCTCGACGCCCTGGAGTTCCGTCGGGTCGTCGAGCCCGGCGCGGCGTACCTCGCGGCGTCGGCGACACTCGACGAAACTCAGCTCGACCAGCTTCGTGAGGCCGAGGCGACGGTCTCGGCGGCCACCCGCCCTGCCGACCACCGGCAGGCCGACTCGCTCTTCCACCTGACCGTGGCGGCGCTCACCGGCTCCCCGCGCACCATCGAGGCGGTGACCTCGGTCCAGTCATCCCTGCACGAGATGCTGGGCTCCATCCCCGTGCTCGAGGCCAACATCGGCCACTCCCACCGCCAGCACCGAAGCCTCCTGACGGCCGTCGAGCGTGGTCACCCCGACCGCGCCCGCCGGGTGATGGAAGAACACTGCGACGACACCGCAGCCCTGCTGCGCGGCCTGCTGGGCTGA
- a CDS encoding gamma-glutamyl-gamma-aminobutyrate hydrolase family protein, with protein sequence MTAPVIGLTTYREQAQWGVWRQRADLLPAGYAGAVEAVGGVPVLLPPVGTPEAAAGVVGRLDALILSGGADVDPARYDAEPHPRTAGWRDDRDAWELALLDAADGRALPVLGICRGMQVMAVHAGGVLDQHTPDLVGHDQHSPGGDEFGTVPVTTVAGSRVGGLVGDSLDVHCHHHQSIASAPGFIASAHAADGTTEAMELPGTRFCLAVQWHPETLADVGLLAGLVTAARELAVRR encoded by the coding sequence ATGACCGCTCCCGTCATCGGCCTCACCACCTACCGCGAGCAGGCGCAGTGGGGCGTCTGGCGCCAGCGCGCCGATCTCCTACCTGCGGGGTACGCCGGCGCGGTCGAGGCCGTCGGCGGCGTGCCCGTGCTGCTGCCGCCGGTGGGCACGCCGGAGGCCGCGGCCGGTGTCGTCGGCCGGCTCGATGCGCTGATCCTCTCCGGCGGCGCCGACGTCGACCCGGCCCGCTACGACGCCGAGCCGCACCCGCGCACCGCGGGCTGGCGTGACGACCGGGACGCCTGGGAGCTGGCCTTGCTCGACGCCGCCGACGGGCGCGCGCTGCCGGTGCTCGGCATCTGTCGCGGCATGCAGGTGATGGCGGTGCACGCGGGCGGCGTACTCGACCAGCACACGCCCGACCTGGTCGGCCACGACCAGCACAGTCCCGGTGGCGACGAGTTCGGCACGGTGCCGGTGACCACCGTGGCGGGCAGCCGGGTCGGCGGCCTGGTCGGCGACTCGCTCGACGTGCACTGCCACCACCACCAGTCGATCGCGTCGGCCCCCGGCTTCATCGCGTCGGCGCACGCCGCAGACGGCACGACGGAGGCGATGGAGCTGCCCGGGACTCGGTTCTGCCTGGCCGTGCAGTGGCACCCGGAGACCTTGGCCGACGTCGGGCTGCTTGCCGGGCTGGTCACCGCCGCACGTGAGCTCGCCGTACGCCGATAG
- a CDS encoding catalase, which yields MPDLPQPDDGTSIATAPSEEALLGSTTDTGAPAPSDRNSLTIGADGPILLHDVHFLNQMAHFNRERVPERNVHAKGSGAFGELETTEDVSAYTKAALFQPGVRTEMLARFSTVAGEQGSPDTWRDPRGFSLKFYTSEGNYDLVGNNTPVFFVRDTMKFPHFIRSQKRRGGSGLRDNNMQWDFWSLNPESAHQVTYLMGDRGIPKTYRHMNGYGSHTYLWINAAGEKHWVKYHFHSNQGVEGLPDADATRIAGEDADFHRRDLHDSIDSGDFPSWTLSIQAMPYEDAKTYRINPFDLTKVWPHSDYPLIKVGTMTLNRNPENFFAQIEQAAFEPSALVPGIGFSPDKMLLGRAFAYADTHRHRIGPNYLQLPVNRPKVEVNTYTQDGAMAYEHRGDDPVYAPNSFGRGYADTVGADEAGWETDGAMVRQAYTLRPDDDDFSQAGTLVREVWTDEIREAFVNTVAGHLLGGVKGDVLERAFQYWKAVDADCGKRIEELVRSSADNDNPGGQPEDAKADASDPVVESATHAGDRSHG from the coding sequence ATGCCTGACCTGCCCCAGCCCGACGACGGCACCTCCATCGCCACCGCGCCTTCGGAGGAGGCGCTGCTCGGCTCGACCACCGACACCGGCGCGCCCGCGCCGAGTGACCGCAACAGTCTGACGATCGGCGCCGACGGCCCGATCCTGCTGCACGACGTGCACTTCTTGAACCAGATGGCCCACTTCAACCGTGAGCGTGTCCCGGAGCGAAACGTGCACGCCAAGGGCTCCGGTGCCTTCGGTGAGCTCGAGACCACCGAGGACGTTTCGGCGTACACCAAGGCCGCGCTGTTCCAGCCCGGCGTCAGGACCGAGATGTTGGCCCGCTTCTCCACCGTGGCCGGTGAGCAGGGCTCCCCCGACACGTGGCGCGACCCGCGCGGGTTCTCGCTGAAGTTCTACACGTCCGAGGGCAACTACGACCTCGTCGGCAACAACACCCCGGTGTTCTTCGTCCGCGACACGATGAAGTTCCCGCACTTCATCCGCTCGCAGAAGCGGCGGGGTGGATCCGGCCTGCGCGACAACAACATGCAGTGGGACTTCTGGTCGCTGAACCCGGAGTCGGCGCACCAGGTGACCTACCTGATGGGTGACCGCGGCATCCCGAAGACCTACCGGCACATGAACGGCTACGGCTCCCACACCTACCTGTGGATCAACGCCGCGGGTGAGAAGCACTGGGTGAAGTACCACTTCCACAGCAACCAGGGCGTCGAGGGTCTGCCCGACGCCGACGCGACGCGCATCGCCGGCGAGGACGCCGACTTCCACCGTCGCGATCTCCACGACTCGATCGACAGCGGCGACTTCCCGTCGTGGACGCTGTCGATCCAGGCGATGCCCTACGAGGACGCGAAGACCTACCGCATCAACCCGTTCGACCTCACCAAGGTGTGGCCGCACAGCGACTACCCGCTGATCAAGGTCGGCACCATGACCCTGAACCGCAACCCGGAGAACTTCTTCGCCCAGATCGAGCAGGCGGCCTTCGAGCCCAGCGCGCTCGTGCCGGGCATCGGCTTCAGCCCGGACAAGATGCTGCTCGGCCGCGCCTTTGCGTACGCCGACACGCACCGTCACCGCATCGGGCCGAACTACCTGCAACTGCCGGTCAACCGTCCCAAGGTCGAGGTCAACACCTACACCCAGGACGGCGCGATGGCCTACGAGCACCGCGGCGACGACCCGGTCTACGCGCCCAACTCGTTCGGCCGCGGCTACGCCGACACCGTCGGCGCGGACGAGGCGGGCTGGGAGACCGACGGCGCGATGGTGCGCCAGGCCTACACTCTGCGCCCGGACGACGACGACTTCAGCCAGGCCGGCACGCTGGTCCGCGAGGTGTGGACCGACGAGATCCGCGAGGCCTTCGTCAACACCGTCGCCGGGCACCTGCTCGGTGGCGTGAAGGGCGACGTGCTCGAGCGCGCGTTCCAGTACTGGAAGGCCGTCGACGCCGACTGTGGCAAGCGCATCGAAGAGCTCGTGCGCTCGTCCGCCGACAACGACAACCCGGGCGGCCAGCCCGAGGATGCCAAGGCCGACGCGAGCGACCCGGTCGTCGAGAGCGCCACGCACGCGGGCGACCGGTCGCACGGCTGA
- a CDS encoding phosphotransferase — translation MIPPEFDTLLNQVPCLSSRVLVEELSGGLTNRNYRVDTPDASYVVRHSSSDTRLLGIDRDTEHLNSRAAAEAGVGAEVFDYRPDLALLVIGYLPGRTLDNDSFADPGVLQRAADACRRLHAGPRFTGVFDMFARQAAYRQTVRVRGFALPAGYDEQADAWVSVTRAVATRPRVTMPCNNDLLAGNFIDDGERIRLIDYEYSGNNDVEFELGNTATECEFPPERLDAYVEAYFGDPTPGDLARVRLGSLRSEYGWSLWGYIQAATSPLDFDFTGWGLHRYEKAVATFRGPHFERLLAGAADD, via the coding sequence TTGATTCCGCCAGAGTTCGACACGCTCCTCAACCAGGTGCCATGCCTGTCCAGCCGGGTGCTGGTCGAGGAGCTGTCGGGCGGGCTGACCAACCGCAACTACCGGGTCGACACCCCGGACGCGTCGTACGTCGTCCGGCACAGCAGCAGCGACACGCGGCTGCTCGGCATCGACCGGGACACCGAGCACCTCAACTCGCGCGCGGCAGCCGAGGCAGGGGTCGGGGCCGAGGTCTTCGACTACCGGCCCGACCTCGCGCTGCTGGTGATCGGCTACCTGCCGGGTCGCACGCTCGACAACGACTCCTTCGCCGATCCCGGGGTGCTGCAGCGTGCCGCCGATGCTTGTCGGCGGTTGCACGCGGGGCCGCGGTTCACCGGCGTGTTCGACATGTTCGCCCGGCAGGCGGCGTACCGGCAGACGGTGCGTGTGCGCGGGTTCGCCCTGCCCGCCGGGTACGACGAGCAGGCCGACGCCTGGGTCTCCGTTACCCGGGCGGTGGCGACCCGGCCGCGGGTGACGATGCCCTGCAACAACGACCTGCTCGCCGGCAACTTCATCGACGACGGTGAGCGGATCCGGCTGATCGACTACGAGTACTCCGGCAACAACGACGTGGAGTTCGAGCTCGGCAACACCGCCACCGAGTGCGAGTTCCCGCCCGAGCGCCTGGATGCCTACGTAGAGGCCTACTTCGGAGATCCCACACCGGGCGACCTGGCCCGAGTCCGCCTCGGGTCGTTGCGCAGCGAGTACGGCTGGTCTCTCTGGGGCTACATCCAGGCGGCCACCAGCCCGCTCGATTTCGACTTCACGGGCTGGGGGCTGCACCGCTACGAGAAGGCGGTGGCTACGTTCCGCGGA
- a CDS encoding aldehyde dehydrogenase family protein translates to MTTTLISPVTGETIGEVPSASQTETDTAVERAQEAFGPWRDVAPGERARLLRRFAAVVDDHNEELAQLEVRNAGHTIGNARWEAGNVRDCLNYYSAAPERLFGRQIPVAGGVDITFHEPLGVVGIIVPWNFPMPIAGWGFAPALAAGNTVVLKPAELTPLTAIRLGELALEAGIPEGVLTVIPGKGSVVGERFVTHPLVRKIAFTGSTTVGKQIMAGCADQVKKVTLELGGKSANIVFADTDIAAAAAAAPNAAFDNSGQDCCARSRILVQRTAYDEFVGRLEEAVTAMRVADPGQESTEMGPLVSEGQRASVQAYIDGANVAFTGSAPDGPGWWLPPTVVESTSTDEKVWREEVFGPVVAVMPFDDEEEAVTLANDSEYGLSGSIFTNDLGRGMRVARGVEAGNLSVNSHASVRYWTPFGGYKQSGLGRELGPDAPHAFTEEKNVFIAH, encoded by the coding sequence GTGACCACCACCCTGATCTCCCCCGTCACCGGCGAGACCATCGGCGAAGTCCCCTCGGCATCGCAGACCGAGACCGACACCGCCGTCGAGCGGGCGCAGGAAGCCTTCGGCCCGTGGCGCGACGTCGCGCCCGGTGAGCGCGCCCGGCTGTTGCGCCGGTTCGCCGCCGTGGTCGACGACCACAACGAGGAGCTCGCCCAGCTCGAGGTGCGCAACGCCGGCCATACCATCGGCAACGCACGCTGGGAGGCTGGCAACGTGCGGGACTGCCTCAACTACTACTCGGCCGCGCCGGAGCGACTGTTCGGCCGGCAGATCCCGGTGGCGGGCGGCGTCGACATCACCTTCCACGAACCGCTCGGCGTCGTGGGCATCATCGTGCCGTGGAACTTCCCCATGCCGATCGCCGGCTGGGGCTTCGCGCCCGCCCTCGCGGCCGGCAACACGGTCGTCCTCAAGCCCGCCGAGCTGACGCCCCTCACCGCCATCCGCCTCGGGGAGCTCGCGCTCGAGGCCGGCATCCCCGAGGGCGTCCTCACCGTCATCCCGGGCAAGGGCTCGGTGGTCGGCGAACGCTTCGTGACGCATCCGCTCGTGCGCAAGATCGCCTTCACCGGCTCGACGACGGTCGGCAAACAGATCATGGCCGGCTGTGCCGACCAGGTGAAGAAGGTGACCCTCGAGCTCGGTGGCAAGAGCGCCAACATCGTCTTTGCCGACACCGACATCGCAGCGGCTGCGGCGGCCGCCCCCAACGCGGCCTTCGACAACTCCGGCCAGGACTGCTGCGCGCGCTCGCGGATCCTCGTACAGCGGACGGCGTACGACGAGTTCGTCGGCCGGCTCGAGGAGGCCGTGACGGCGATGCGGGTGGCCGACCCCGGCCAGGAGTCCACCGAGATGGGCCCACTCGTCTCGGAGGGGCAGCGCGCCTCGGTGCAGGCCTACATCGACGGCGCGAACGTCGCCTTCACGGGCAGTGCCCCCGACGGACCGGGCTGGTGGCTGCCGCCGACGGTCGTGGAGTCCACGTCCACCGACGAGAAGGTGTGGCGCGAGGAGGTCTTCGGACCGGTCGTCGCGGTGATGCCCTTCGACGACGAGGAGGAGGCCGTCACCCTGGCCAACGACTCGGAGTACGGCCTGTCCGGCTCGATCTTCACCAACGACCTCGGCCGTGGCATGCGCGTGGCCCGCGGCGTCGAGGCCGGCAACCTGAGCGTCAACTCGCACGCCTCGGTGCGCTACTGGACGCCGTTCGGTGGCTACAAGCAGTCGGGCCTTGGTCGTGAGCTCGGCCCCGACGCGCCGCATGCGTTCACCGAGGAGAAGAACGTCTTCATCGCGCACTGA
- a CDS encoding glutamine synthetase family protein, protein MTAPNDRYLTLERLRTMIEADEVDTVVLAFTDMQGRLQGKRLHGRYFLDVALEHGTEGCNYLLAVDVDMNTVEGYEISSWQRGYGDMEFVPDWDTLRRLPHLPATAMVQCDLVWLDHAPVVQSPRTVLRAQLEHVAERGMTALAGTELEFIAFNSTYEEAHRSRYRDLNPVNQYNVDYSILGTTRVEPLLRGIRNHMYAAGMDVEGAKGECNFGQHEIGFLYAEAMATADNHSVYKTAAKEIAAQHGRSLTFMAKYDQREGNSCHIHLSLRGTDGDVVFWDDDAGARSPLYDHFVAGVLATMADFTLIYAPNINSYKRFAAGSFAPTTIGWGLDNRTCAVRLVGHGPSARMENRVPGGDVNPYLALAAMIAGGLHGIDQELKLEPELVGNAYTSDDHARVPQTLHAAREAFNGSAIARAAFGDAVVDHYTNMADVELAAYGAAVTDWELFRGFERL, encoded by the coding sequence ATGACCGCACCCAACGACCGCTACCTGACCCTGGAACGGCTCCGCACGATGATCGAGGCCGACGAGGTCGACACCGTCGTCCTCGCGTTCACCGACATGCAGGGGCGACTCCAGGGCAAGCGCCTGCACGGCCGCTACTTCCTCGACGTCGCGCTCGAGCACGGCACAGAGGGGTGCAACTACCTGCTCGCCGTCGACGTCGACATGAACACCGTCGAGGGCTACGAGATCTCGTCGTGGCAGCGCGGCTACGGCGACATGGAGTTCGTGCCCGACTGGGACACCCTGCGGCGGCTCCCCCACCTGCCTGCGACCGCCATGGTGCAGTGCGACCTCGTCTGGCTCGATCACGCGCCGGTGGTGCAGTCCCCACGCACGGTACTGCGCGCCCAGCTCGAACACGTGGCGGAGCGCGGCATGACGGCACTCGCCGGCACCGAGCTCGAGTTCATCGCCTTCAACAGCACCTACGAGGAGGCGCACCGTTCGCGCTACCGCGACCTCAACCCGGTCAACCAGTACAACGTCGACTACTCGATCCTCGGCACCACCCGCGTCGAGCCGCTGCTGCGCGGCATCCGCAACCACATGTACGCCGCGGGGATGGATGTCGAGGGCGCCAAGGGCGAGTGCAACTTCGGCCAGCACGAGATCGGCTTCCTGTACGCCGAGGCAATGGCCACCGCCGACAACCACAGTGTCTACAAGACGGCGGCCAAGGAGATCGCGGCCCAGCACGGCCGGTCGCTCACCTTCATGGCGAAGTACGACCAGCGCGAGGGCAACTCCTGCCACATCCACCTGTCGCTGCGCGGCACCGACGGCGACGTCGTCTTCTGGGACGACGACGCGGGTGCCCGCAGCCCGCTCTATGACCACTTCGTCGCCGGCGTGCTGGCCACGATGGCCGACTTCACGCTCATCTACGCGCCCAACATCAACTCCTACAAGCGCTTCGCGGCCGGGTCGTTCGCCCCGACCACGATCGGCTGGGGCCTCGACAACCGCACGTGTGCCGTGCGTCTGGTCGGCCACGGACCCAGCGCCCGCATGGAGAACCGCGTGCCCGGCGGCGACGTGAACCCCTACCTGGCCCTCGCCGCGATGATCGCCGGCGGCCTGCACGGGATCGACCAGGAGCTGAAGCTCGAGCCCGAGCTGGTCGGCAACGCCTACACCAGCGACGACCATGCCCGGGTACCGCAGACGCTGCACGCGGCCCGCGAGGCCTTCAACGGCTCAGCGATCGCCAGGGCGGCGTTCGGCGACGCCGTAGTCGACCACTACACGAACATGGCCGACGTCGAGCTCGCGGCGTACGGCGCGGCCGTGACCGACTGGGAGCTGTTCCGTGGCTTCGAGAGGCTGTGA
- a CDS encoding Fur family transcriptional regulator, whose product MPQPTPHVPPDVLLREHGLRITSPRVAVLTALAEAPHSGADAVIRAVPQTAETSTQAGNDVLHTHADRGLVRRIQPTGSVARNELRTDNNQPHVVCRSCGAVEDVDCATGQPRCLVASDDTGFVIDEAEVTWWGPCPACRNQNAPAHPTPGVTHA is encoded by the coding sequence GTGCCCCAGCCCACGCCGCACGTCCCTCCCGATGTGCTGCTGCGCGAACACGGGCTACGCATCACCAGTCCCCGAGTGGCCGTCCTGACAGCCCTGGCCGAGGCGCCGCACTCCGGCGCCGACGCGGTCATCCGCGCCGTACCCCAGACGGCCGAGACCTCCACCCAGGCCGGGAACGACGTGCTCCACACGCATGCCGACCGCGGCCTGGTCCGGCGCATCCAGCCGACCGGATCGGTGGCCCGCAACGAGCTGCGCACCGACAACAACCAACCCCACGTCGTCTGCCGCTCCTGCGGCGCTGTCGAGGACGTGGACTGCGCGACCGGTCAACCCCGCTGCCTGGTCGCGTCCGACGACACCGGCTTCGTCATCGACGAGGCCGAGGTGACCTGGTGGGGCCCGTGCCCCGCCTGCCGCAACCAGAACGCACCCGCACACCCAACCCCAGGAGTGACCCATGCCTGA